A section of the Saccharopolyspora gregorii genome encodes:
- a CDS encoding DNA-directed RNA polymerase subunit beta': protein MLDVNFFDELRIGLATADDIRQWSFGEVKKPETINYRTLKPEKDGLFCEKIFGPTRDWECYCGKYKRVRFKGIICERCGVEVTRAKVRRERMGHIELAASVTHIWYFKGVPSRLGYLLDLAPKDLEKIIYFAAYVITSVNTEMRHNDLSTLENEMAVERKRVSDQRDADLEARAQKLEADLAELEAEGAKSDVRRKVKEGGEREMRQLRDRSQRDIDKLDEIWETFTKLEPRQLISDEMLYRELYDRYGEYFTGGMGAESIQALLQDFDIGAEAELLRETIRSGKGQKKLRALKRLKVVAAFQATGNNPGGMVLNCVPVIPPDLRPMVQLDGGRFATSDLNDLYRRVINRNNRLKRLIDLGAPEIIVNNEKRMLQESVDALFDNGRRGRPVTGPGNRPLKSLSDLLKGKQGRFRQNLLGKRVDYSGRSVIVVGPQLKLHQCGLPKEMAVELFKPFVMKRLVDLNHAQNIKSAKRMVERQRPQVWDVLEEVIAEHPVLLNRAPTLHRLGIQAFEPQLVEGKAIQLHPLVCEAFNADFDGDQMAVHLPLSAEAQAEARILMLSSNNILSPASGRPLAMPRLDMVTGLYHLTRLVEGAPGEGQAFSSVGEAIMAFDRGGLSLQAKIRIRLRDVVPAKEATPEDWEPGKPWLADTTLGRVFFNELLPEDYPFVNDLLPKKRQAAIVNDLAERYPMVTVAQTLDKLKDAGFHWATRSGVTVSISDVVVPPQKSEILDSYEQRAEQVEKRYRRGALSYQERNAELVKVWTAAKDEVAEAMEKNFPEDNSISMIVKSGAAGNMTQVVQLAGMRGLVSNPKGEYIPRPIKANYREGLSVLEYFISNHGARKGLADTALRTADSGYLTRRLVDVSQDVIVRETDCGTERGIKMPIAEVLPDGTVLRDAHVETSIYARTTAEDVTDSDGNIVLARGSDLGDPAIEKLLAAKISKVKVRSVLTCESGVGVCAVCYGRSMATGKLVDVGEAVGIVAAQSIGEPGTQLTMRTFHQGGVAGDDITTGLPRVTELFEARVPKGKAPIADAPGRIRMEDNDRYWKITVIPDDGSEEIVYDKLSKRQRLATISVDGSERQIADGDHVDVGQQLLEGAVDPHEVLRVMGPREAQLHLVREVQEVYRSQGVGIHDKHVEVIVRQMLRRVIIIDSGATEFLPGSPVERSQFEGENRRVVAEGGDPASGRPVLMGITKASLATESWLSAASFQETTRILTNAAIEGASDKLVGLKENVIIGKLIPAGTGINRYRNIQVQPTEEARAAAYAIPSYDDGYYTPDVFGAGTGAAVPLDDYDFGRDYR from the coding sequence GTGCTGGACGTCAACTTCTTCGATGAACTCCGCATCGGCCTCGCCACGGCCGACGACATCCGCCAGTGGTCGTTCGGCGAGGTCAAGAAGCCCGAGACGATCAACTACCGAACCCTGAAGCCGGAGAAGGACGGGCTCTTCTGCGAGAAGATCTTCGGTCCGACCCGCGACTGGGAATGCTACTGCGGCAAGTACAAGCGGGTCCGCTTCAAGGGCATCATCTGCGAGCGCTGCGGCGTCGAGGTGACCCGGGCCAAGGTGCGCCGCGAGCGGATGGGGCACATCGAGCTCGCCGCTTCGGTGACCCACATCTGGTACTTCAAGGGCGTTCCGAGTCGGCTGGGCTACCTGCTCGACCTGGCTCCCAAGGACCTCGAAAAGATCATTTACTTCGCTGCGTACGTGATCACTTCGGTGAACACCGAGATGCGGCACAACGACCTGTCCACGCTCGAGAACGAGATGGCGGTCGAGCGCAAGCGGGTCTCCGACCAGCGTGACGCGGACCTCGAAGCCCGTGCCCAGAAGCTCGAAGCCGACCTGGCCGAGCTCGAGGCCGAGGGTGCGAAGAGCGACGTGCGCCGCAAGGTCAAGGAGGGCGGCGAGCGCGAGATGCGCCAGCTGCGCGACCGCTCGCAGCGCGACATCGACAAGCTCGACGAGATCTGGGAGACCTTCACCAAGCTGGAGCCCCGTCAGCTGATCTCGGACGAGATGCTCTACCGCGAGCTCTACGACCGGTACGGCGAGTACTTCACCGGCGGCATGGGTGCCGAGTCCATCCAGGCGCTGCTGCAGGACTTCGACATCGGTGCCGAGGCCGAGCTGCTGCGCGAGACGATCCGCTCCGGCAAGGGGCAGAAGAAGCTGCGCGCGCTCAAGCGGCTCAAGGTCGTCGCCGCGTTCCAGGCCACCGGGAACAACCCCGGCGGCATGGTGCTCAACTGCGTGCCGGTGATCCCGCCGGACCTGCGTCCGATGGTCCAGCTCGACGGTGGCCGCTTCGCCACCTCGGACCTGAACGACCTGTACCGCCGGGTCATCAACCGCAACAACCGCCTCAAGCGACTGATCGACCTCGGCGCGCCCGAGATTATCGTCAACAACGAGAAGCGGATGCTGCAGGAATCCGTGGACGCGCTGTTCGACAACGGTCGTCGCGGGCGCCCGGTCACCGGGCCCGGCAACCGGCCGCTGAAGTCGCTGTCCGACCTGCTCAAGGGCAAGCAGGGCCGGTTCCGCCAGAACCTGCTCGGCAAGCGCGTCGACTACTCCGGCCGTTCGGTCATCGTCGTCGGCCCGCAGCTGAAGCTGCACCAGTGCGGCCTGCCGAAGGAGATGGCGGTCGAGCTGTTCAAGCCGTTCGTCATGAAGCGGCTGGTCGACCTCAACCACGCGCAGAACATCAAGTCCGCGAAGCGGATGGTGGAGCGCCAGCGCCCGCAGGTGTGGGACGTGCTGGAAGAGGTCATCGCCGAGCACCCGGTGCTGCTCAACCGTGCTCCCACGCTGCACCGCCTGGGCATCCAGGCCTTCGAGCCGCAGCTGGTCGAGGGCAAGGCCATCCAGCTGCACCCGCTGGTGTGCGAGGCGTTCAACGCCGACTTCGACGGCGACCAGATGGCGGTGCACCTGCCGCTGTCGGCCGAGGCGCAGGCCGAAGCCCGGATCTTGATGCTGTCCAGCAACAACATCCTCTCGCCCGCGTCGGGTCGCCCGCTGGCGATGCCGCGTCTGGACATGGTCACCGGCCTGTACCACCTGACCAGGCTGGTCGAGGGTGCGCCGGGTGAAGGCCAGGCGTTCTCCTCCGTGGGCGAGGCCATCATGGCCTTCGACCGCGGCGGGCTCTCGCTGCAGGCGAAGATCCGGATCCGGCTCCGCGACGTGGTCCCCGCCAAGGAGGCCACGCCGGAGGACTGGGAGCCGGGCAAGCCGTGGCTCGCCGACACCACGCTGGGCCGGGTGTTCTTCAACGAGCTCCTGCCCGAGGACTACCCGTTCGTCAACGACCTGCTGCCGAAGAAGCGGCAGGCGGCGATCGTCAACGACCTCGCCGAGCGGTACCCGATGGTCACCGTCGCCCAGACGCTGGACAAGCTGAAGGACGCCGGTTTCCACTGGGCCACCCGTTCCGGCGTGACCGTGTCGATCTCCGACGTGGTCGTGCCGCCGCAGAAGAGCGAGATCCTCGACTCCTACGAGCAGCGCGCCGAGCAGGTGGAGAAGCGCTACCGCCGTGGTGCGCTGTCCTACCAGGAGCGCAACGCGGAGCTCGTCAAGGTCTGGACGGCGGCCAAGGACGAGGTCGCCGAGGCCATGGAGAAGAACTTCCCCGAGGACAACTCGATCAGCATGATCGTGAAGTCCGGGGCGGCGGGCAACATGACCCAGGTCGTGCAGCTGGCCGGCATGCGTGGCCTGGTGTCGAACCCGAAGGGCGAGTACATCCCGCGCCCGATCAAGGCGAACTACCGCGAAGGCCTGTCCGTGCTGGAGTACTTCATCTCCAACCACGGTGCCCGCAAGGGTCTGGCGGACACGGCGCTGCGCACCGCCGACTCGGGTTACCTGACCCGTCGTCTGGTGGACGTCTCGCAGGACGTCATCGTGCGGGAGACCGACTGCGGCACCGAGCGCGGCATCAAGATGCCGATCGCCGAGGTGCTGCCGGACGGCACGGTGCTGCGCGACGCGCACGTCGAGACCAGCATCTACGCCCGCACGACCGCCGAGGACGTCACGGACTCGGACGGCAACATCGTGCTCGCCCGCGGTTCCGACCTGGGTGATCCGGCGATCGAGAAGCTGCTCGCGGCCAAGATCTCCAAGGTCAAGGTCCGCAGCGTGCTGACCTGCGAGTCCGGCGTCGGCGTCTGCGCGGTCTGCTACGGCCGCTCGATGGCCACCGGCAAGCTGGTGGACGTCGGCGAGGCCGTCGGCATCGTCGCCGCCCAGTCGATCGGTGAGCCCGGCACGCAGCTGACGATGCGCACCTTCCACCAGGGCGGTGTCGCCGGTGACGACATCACCACCGGTCTGCCGCGTGTCACGGAGCTGTTCGAAGCCCGGGTCCCGAAGGGCAAGGCGCCGATCGCCGACGCCCCCGGACGGATCCGGATGGAGGACAACGACCGGTACTGGAAGATCACGGTCATCCCGGACGACGGCAGCGAGGAGATCGTCTACGACAAGCTGTCCAAGCGGCAGCGGCTCGCGACGATCTCGGTGGACGGCAGCGAGCGGCAGATCGCGGACGGCGACCACGTCGACGTCGGCCAGCAGCTGCTGGAAGGCGCCGTCGACCCGCACGAGGTGCTGCGCGTGATGGGGCCCCGCGAGGCGCAGCTGCACCTGGTCCGCGAGGTCCAGGAGGTCTACCGCTCGCAGGGCGTCGGCATCCACGACAAGCACGTGGAGGTCATCGTCCGGCAGATGCTGCGGCGCGTCATCATCATCGACTCGGGTGCGACGGAGTTCCTGCCCGGCTCGCCGGTGGAGCGCTCGCAGTTCGAGGGCGAGAACCGCCGCGTGGTGGCCGAGGGCGGCGACCCGGCTTCGGGCCGTCCGGTGCTGATGGGCATCACCAAGGCCTCGCTGGCCACGGAGTCCTGGCTGTCGGCGGCCTCCTTCCAGGAGACGACCCGCATCCTCACGAACGCCGCGATCGAGGGCGCGAGTGACAAGCTGGTCGGCCTGAAGGAGAACGTGATCATCGGTAAGTTGATCCCGGCCGGTACCGGCATCAATCGCTACCGCAACATCCAGGTGCAGCCGACCGAGGAGGCGCGGGCCGCGGCGTACGCGATCCCGTCCTACGACGACGGCTACTACACGCCGGACGTGTTCGGCGCGGGCACCGGTGCCGCGGTGCCGCTGGACGACTACGACTTCGGTCGCGACTACCGGTGA